The proteins below are encoded in one region of Tomitella fengzijianii:
- the pstC gene encoding phosphate ABC transporter permease subunit PstC, with protein sequence MLRTPDSVRAREDFRHRDRGGAGAPGGPGPGGRFGRRGWTGPSTGRTGDRVLRATTKTAAVGVSAMVAAIGVFLAWRAVPALQRNEANFLTSHEWSTTDVAHLAFGIADLLALTVMVSVFALALAMPVSFGIAVFVTRYAPRRLAGPVAYVVDLLAAVPSVVYGLWGLLVLAPALEPVATWLNSTLGWLPLFAAGSGSVAGGGTVFTAGIVLALMIVPVITGVTREVFLQTPREHVEAALALGATRWEVVRTAVLPFGRSGFIGASMLGLGRALGETMALYMVLQTTSAAFGWSLFDSGASIASKIALGYAEFNNELQAGAYIAAGLVLFALTFVVGAGARMIAARGNGGRR encoded by the coding sequence ATGCTTCGGACGCCGGACTCCGTGCGCGCGCGCGAGGACTTCCGGCACCGTGATCGCGGCGGAGCCGGGGCGCCCGGCGGTCCCGGCCCCGGCGGTCGATTCGGCCGCCGCGGATGGACCGGGCCGTCGACCGGACGCACCGGCGACCGCGTGCTGCGCGCGACGACGAAAACGGCGGCGGTCGGTGTCTCCGCGATGGTGGCGGCGATCGGCGTCTTCCTGGCGTGGCGTGCGGTGCCGGCGTTGCAGCGCAACGAGGCGAACTTCCTGACCTCGCACGAGTGGTCCACCACCGATGTCGCGCACCTCGCGTTCGGCATCGCGGATCTCCTGGCGCTCACCGTGATGGTCTCGGTGTTCGCGCTCGCGCTGGCGATGCCGGTGTCGTTCGGCATCGCGGTGTTCGTGACGCGCTACGCGCCACGGCGCCTCGCCGGGCCCGTCGCCTACGTCGTCGATCTGCTCGCGGCCGTCCCGTCCGTCGTCTACGGGCTCTGGGGGCTGCTGGTCCTGGCGCCGGCGCTCGAGCCCGTCGCCACCTGGCTCAACAGCACGCTGGGATGGCTCCCGCTGTTCGCCGCCGGCTCCGGTTCGGTCGCGGGCGGCGGCACGGTGTTCACGGCGGGCATCGTCCTGGCCCTGATGATCGTCCCCGTCATCACCGGTGTGACCCGGGAGGTGTTCCTGCAGACGCCGCGTGAACACGTAGAGGCCGCGCTCGCGCTGGGCGCGACCCGGTGGGAGGTGGTGCGCACCGCGGTGCTGCCGTTCGGCCGCAGCGGGTTCATCGGCGCCTCGATGCTGGGCCTCGGGCGCGCGCTCGGCGAGACCATGGCGCTGTACATGGTTCTGCAGACGACATCCGCGGCCTTCGGCTGGTCCCTGTTCGACAGCGGTGCCTCCATCGCCTCGAAGATCGCCCTGGGCTACGCGGAGTTCAACAACGAATTGCAGGCGGGCGCATACATCGCGGCGGGGCTGGTGCTCTTCGCTCTCACATTCGTCGTGGGTGCGGGTGCGCGCATGATCGCTGCGCGCGGAAACGGAGGCCGACGATGA
- the pstA gene encoding phosphate ABC transporter permease PstA has translation MTLATDARVAPVRAATFVPTSRRRRCTDGAARILVWASVAVALVPLAWILWTVTAKGLPAVASSTWFTNSLSGLSATTPGGGVYHAIIGTLLQGLVCSVIAIPLGISVAVYLVEYAGASRLGKVTTFMVDVLAGVPSIVAALFIYALWVVTFGFDRSGIAVALALVLLMVPMVVRSTEEMLRIVPTDLREAAFALGVPQWKTIAKVVLPTALPGIVTGTMLAIARVLGETAPLLILVGYAPFINFDLGSGEMGTLPGLIVDQMNNPGAVGADRMWGSALTLIGMVAILSIAATLLARRSTVRGGR, from the coding sequence ATGACACTCGCGACAGACGCACGCGTCGCGCCTGTTCGGGCGGCCACGTTCGTCCCCACCTCCCGCCGGCGCCGATGCACCGACGGAGCGGCGCGCATCCTGGTGTGGGCCAGCGTGGCGGTGGCGCTCGTGCCGTTGGCCTGGATCCTGTGGACCGTGACCGCCAAGGGGCTTCCCGCTGTCGCGTCGTCCACCTGGTTCACGAATTCCCTGAGCGGACTGTCCGCGACGACCCCGGGCGGCGGCGTATACCACGCCATCATCGGCACGCTCCTGCAAGGGCTCGTGTGCTCGGTGATCGCGATTCCGCTGGGGATCTCCGTGGCCGTCTACCTCGTCGAGTATGCCGGTGCGTCGCGGCTCGGCAAGGTGACCACCTTCATGGTCGACGTCCTCGCCGGGGTGCCGTCGATCGTCGCGGCGCTGTTCATCTACGCGCTCTGGGTGGTGACCTTCGGATTCGACAGGTCCGGAATCGCGGTGGCGCTGGCACTGGTGCTGCTGATGGTCCCGATGGTGGTGCGCTCGACGGAGGAGATGCTGCGGATCGTGCCGACCGACCTGCGTGAGGCGGCCTTCGCGTTGGGAGTGCCGCAATGGAAGACGATCGCCAAGGTCGTGCTCCCCACCGCGTTGCCCGGCATCGTCACCGGCACGATGCTCGCGATCGCGCGGGTGCTCGGCGAGACCGCGCCGCTGCTGATCCTCGTCGGCTACGCGCCGTTCATCAACTTCGACCTGGGGTCGGGGGAGATGGGGACGCTTCCCGGGCTGATAGTCGACCAGATGAACAATCCCGGCGCGGTGGGAGCGGACCGGATGTGGGGATCCGCGCTGACCCTCATCGGCATGGTCGCGATTCTCAGCATCGCCGCGACGCTCCTGGCGCGGCGCTCCACCGTCCGCGGCGGTCGTTGA
- the pstB gene encoding phosphate ABC transporter ATP-binding protein PstB: MSRRVDLKDVNIHYGDFQAVADVDLSMPAHSVTALIGPSGCGKSTVLRSINRMHEVTPGARVEGSIRLDDEDIYGPGVDPVAVRRTIGMVFQRPNPFPTMSIRDNVVAGLRLQGVRDKSALAEITERALRGANLWGEVKDRLTSPGGGLSGGQQQRLCIARAIAVSPEVLLMDEPCSALDPISTLAIEELIAELKEQYTVVIVTHNMQQAARVSDRTAFFNLPGVGMPGELIEVDDTETIFSNPAQKATEDYISGRFG, from the coding sequence ATGTCCAGGCGGGTAGATCTGAAGGACGTCAACATCCATTACGGCGACTTCCAGGCCGTCGCCGACGTGGACCTGAGCATGCCGGCGCACAGTGTCACGGCGCTGATCGGGCCGTCGGGCTGCGGCAAGTCGACGGTGCTCCGGTCTATCAACCGGATGCATGAGGTCACCCCGGGTGCCCGAGTGGAGGGCAGCATCCGGCTCGACGACGAGGACATCTACGGGCCGGGAGTCGACCCGGTGGCCGTGCGGCGCACCATCGGCATGGTCTTCCAGCGGCCCAACCCGTTTCCGACGATGTCGATCCGCGACAACGTGGTCGCCGGCCTGCGGCTGCAGGGCGTGCGGGACAAGTCCGCTCTGGCCGAGATCACCGAACGCGCACTGCGCGGGGCGAACCTGTGGGGCGAGGTGAAGGACCGCCTGACCTCGCCGGGCGGGGGGCTGTCCGGCGGTCAGCAGCAGCGGTTGTGCATCGCCCGTGCCATCGCGGTCTCACCGGAGGTGCTGCTGATGGACGAGCCCTGCTCGGCGCTCGACCCCATCTCCACGCTTGCGATCGAGGAGCTCATCGCCGAGCTCAAGGAGCAGTACACGGTGGTCATCGTCACCCACAACATGCAGCAGGCCGCCCGGGTGAGCGATAGGACCGCGTTCTTCAACCTGCCGGGAGTGGGCATGCCCGGCGAGCTGATCGAAGTGGACGATACGGAAACGATCTTCTCCAACCCGGCACAGAAGGCCACCGAGGACTACATTTCGGGCCGCTTCGGCTGA
- a CDS encoding acyl-CoA dehydrogenase codes for MGHYRSNVRDIEFNLFEVLGIGKILADGAFGDLDPDAVSDILAEAARQAEGPLAASYADADRNPPRFDPADHSVSLPESFKESFRAWRSAGWYRVGMDVELGGVPAPRILVWALNELALGAQPAAYMYLAGPKFAEILHRIGTDRQRRWARIAVEREWGATMALTEPDAGSDVGAGRTRAIRQDDGTWRIEGVKRFITSADADDLCENTVHQVLARPEGAGPGTKGLSLFLVPKFLFDPESGEPGARNGVFVTGIEHKMGLTASATCELSFGMHGTPAVGYLVGDRHAGIAQMFHVIEEARMMVGVKAIATLSTGYLGALDYARTRVQGVDLARMGDKSAPKVTISHHPDVRRSLLMQKSYAEGLRALYLYTAAHQDAAVAARVSGADADMAARVNDLLLPVVKAAGSERAYAMLTETLQCFGGSGFLQDHPVEQYIRDAKIDSLYEGTTAIQAQDFFFRKILRDGGGALAHLAEQVRRTADGGDDGVSRGGDVGADRLAPVRARLAQALGDVQAMTATLGGHAMAAHDDPDRLYKVGLGAVDFLLAVGDLLIAWQLSLQAQIALRLLHADPAEPDRLFYEGKVVAASFFARHVLPGITAAREVIDGLDEEPMHLDEAAF; via the coding sequence ATGGGCCACTACCGGAGCAACGTGCGGGACATCGAGTTCAATCTCTTCGAGGTGCTGGGCATCGGAAAGATCCTGGCCGACGGCGCCTTCGGCGACCTTGATCCGGATGCCGTCAGCGATATCCTCGCTGAGGCCGCCCGGCAGGCGGAGGGGCCGTTGGCGGCGTCCTACGCCGACGCCGACCGCAATCCTCCGCGCTTCGACCCGGCCGATCACTCCGTGAGCCTGCCGGAATCGTTCAAGGAGTCCTTCCGCGCATGGCGCAGCGCCGGGTGGTACCGCGTCGGTATGGACGTGGAACTGGGCGGCGTCCCGGCACCGCGCATCCTGGTGTGGGCACTCAATGAGCTCGCTCTGGGAGCCCAGCCGGCCGCATACATGTACCTCGCCGGGCCCAAGTTCGCCGAGATACTCCACCGCATCGGGACCGACAGGCAGAGGCGGTGGGCACGGATCGCGGTGGAGCGGGAATGGGGCGCGACGATGGCGCTCACCGAACCCGACGCCGGTTCCGACGTGGGGGCGGGACGCACACGCGCGATCCGCCAGGACGACGGCACCTGGCGGATCGAGGGCGTCAAACGCTTCATCACCTCCGCCGACGCCGACGACCTGTGCGAGAACACCGTGCACCAGGTGCTCGCCCGCCCCGAGGGGGCCGGCCCTGGCACCAAGGGGCTGAGCCTGTTCCTCGTGCCCAAGTTCCTGTTCGACCCCGAGTCCGGCGAGCCCGGGGCGCGCAACGGTGTCTTCGTCACCGGGATCGAACACAAGATGGGTCTGACGGCCTCCGCCACCTGCGAGCTCTCCTTCGGCATGCATGGCACCCCTGCTGTCGGCTACCTCGTCGGTGACCGGCATGCCGGGATAGCCCAGATGTTCCATGTGATCGAGGAAGCCCGGATGATGGTGGGCGTCAAGGCGATCGCGACGTTGTCCACCGGCTACCTCGGCGCGCTCGACTACGCGCGTACGCGCGTCCAGGGAGTCGACCTCGCGCGGATGGGGGACAAATCGGCCCCCAAAGTGACGATCAGCCATCACCCGGATGTGCGCCGCTCGCTGTTGATGCAGAAGTCGTACGCGGAGGGTTTGCGCGCGCTGTACCTGTACACGGCCGCACACCAGGACGCTGCAGTCGCCGCCCGCGTCTCCGGCGCCGACGCCGACATGGCCGCCCGGGTGAACGACCTGTTATTGCCCGTGGTGAAGGCCGCCGGCTCCGAACGCGCCTACGCGATGCTGACCGAAACCCTTCAGTGCTTCGGCGGGTCGGGTTTCCTGCAGGACCACCCCGTCGAGCAGTACATCCGCGACGCCAAGATCGACTCGCTCTACGAGGGCACCACCGCGATCCAGGCACAGGACTTCTTCTTCCGCAAAATCCTGCGCGACGGCGGAGGCGCGCTGGCGCATCTGGCAGAACAGGTCCGGAGAACCGCGGACGGTGGTGACGACGGTGTCAGCCGAGGCGGCGACGTCGGCGCGGACCGTCTCGCCCCGGTGCGCGCCCGGCTCGCGCAAGCCCTCGGCGACGTGCAGGCGATGACCGCCACGCTCGGAGGCCATGCCATGGCGGCGCACGATGACCCGGACCGGCTGTACAAGGTCGGGCTCGGCGCGGTGGACTTCCTTCTGGCAGTAGGTGACCTGCTCATCGCCTGGCAGTTGTCCCTGCAGGCGCAGATCGCCCTGCGGCTGCTCCACGCGGACCCCGCCGAACCGGACAGGTTGTTCTACGAGGGGAAGGTGGTCGCCGCATCGTTCTTCGCCCGCCACGTCCTTCCCGGGATCACCGCGGCCAGGGAGGTCATCGACGGGCTCGACGAGGAGCCGATGCACCTCGATGAGGCGGCCTTCTGA
- the phoU gene encoding phosphate signaling complex protein PhoU, translated as MRSTYTEKLEQLSTGLAEMCGLAEDAMDQATEALLQADLPLAEHVLATRPRFDELAARCEEQAFALLALQAPVAGDLRQIVSGIQIVADLKRMGALAAHIAKVAARNHPEHALPEEVGGHVAEMGRIAVALADAAREVLVTHDPQRAGHLQAEDDAMDDLHHHLLTVLMDREWRHGVGAAVDVALLGRFYERFADHAVQVARRVVFLATGEMPDQVVDHELL; from the coding sequence GTGCGATCCACATACACCGAGAAGCTCGAGCAGCTCTCCACCGGACTGGCGGAGATGTGCGGCCTGGCAGAGGATGCCATGGACCAGGCGACCGAGGCGCTGCTGCAGGCGGATCTCCCCCTCGCCGAGCACGTCCTCGCCACCCGCCCCCGATTCGACGAACTGGCCGCACGCTGCGAGGAGCAGGCGTTCGCGCTCCTCGCACTGCAGGCTCCGGTCGCCGGGGACCTGCGCCAGATCGTCAGCGGCATCCAGATCGTCGCCGACCTCAAGCGGATGGGCGCGCTGGCGGCGCACATCGCGAAGGTCGCCGCGCGCAACCACCCCGAGCACGCGTTGCCGGAGGAGGTCGGCGGGCATGTGGCGGAGATGGGCCGGATCGCGGTGGCCCTCGCGGACGCGGCGCGCGAGGTGCTGGTCACGCACGACCCGCAACGCGCGGGCCACCTGCAGGCCGAAGACGACGCGATGGACGACCTGCACCATCACCTGCTCACAGTGCTGATGGACCGCGAATGGCGGCACGGTGTCGGCGCTGCCGTGGACGTGGCACTGCTCGGCCGCTTCTACGAACGTTTCGCGGACCATGCGGTGCAGGTGGCCCGCCGGGTGGTGTTCCTGGCGACGGGCGAGATGCCGGACCAGGTAGTCGACCACGAGCTGCTGTGA
- a CDS encoding LCP family glycopolymer transferase, with protein sequence MTDDHRFTAPWERPLSRVRGEESPPAAAPDDTGRGVGDEGSPGLEDDGDPGREARRSASGQSDADGGRRRLSSADQAPHGRVTVADLIARIGHPGQAPSAPGDTAPPGSGDESADPATGPEPDTASAPSAPSDAGAPPRRTPPDAPAYTAESTAGSPAGSAPSDPAGRPHSAHHGDKAPPDDLRSDGPPQDDSPQDDSPQDDDAHDGEAAADVGIPHAADGEAPRPTPETASWIRSALPLSIPGRLHHGRAGHDRHPSYWLRVSHVAIALVSVLSLVVTGAVWSYLRITDSQYTQVSALDQNSDDVRNPAGQFGDENYLIIGTDTRAGANSEVGAGSSTQVEGARSDTIMLVNIPADRSRVVGVSFPRDLNVDRPSCERWDNSSGTYTDEIVPAQDDVKLNSAYAFGGPRCLVQVIQKLSGIKVNHFLGMDFAGFEAMVDTVGGVEVCTTRPLVDDELGTILPEPGTQTISGTTALEYVRARKVEAEGNGDYGRIKRQQMFLSSLLRKALSHNVLLDPGKLNSFINEFIKASFGDNLDTQALITLGRSLQNVDADQVTFLTAPTDGTDAWGNETPRLQDIRNIFDAIIDDEPLPGEQRADARSAESTSAPAAPATAGTEGADAAGDPDTTQVHAVAPGTISVQVSNASSIGGFASSTADELGAEGFQIYSIGNHTAPVTGGTIVQFSGDNLAAAATVASAFPGARLQRTTGLGSIVEVLLSDTSSQSTVTPQSTGSVLTPMLAGDSSEEGSVPLDVSVVNAGDTSCS encoded by the coding sequence GTGACCGACGATCACCGTTTCACCGCCCCCTGGGAACGCCCCCTGTCCCGCGTCCGGGGCGAGGAATCACCCCCGGCAGCCGCCCCCGACGACACCGGCCGGGGCGTCGGGGACGAGGGGTCCCCAGGACTGGAGGACGACGGCGATCCGGGGCGTGAAGCCCGTCGAAGCGCCTCCGGGCAGTCGGATGCCGACGGCGGGCGACGCAGGCTGAGTTCCGCAGACCAGGCGCCGCACGGCCGGGTGACCGTCGCCGACCTCATCGCACGCATCGGCCACCCCGGCCAGGCTCCTTCCGCCCCCGGCGACACGGCACCGCCGGGCTCCGGGGACGAGTCGGCGGATCCGGCCACCGGACCGGAACCGGATACGGCATCCGCGCCGTCCGCCCCATCCGACGCGGGGGCTCCACCGCGGCGGACTCCCCCGGACGCGCCCGCATACACCGCCGAGTCGACCGCGGGATCGCCTGCGGGATCCGCGCCGTCCGACCCGGCGGGACGGCCGCACTCCGCTCATCACGGCGACAAGGCCCCTCCGGACGACCTTCGCTCCGACGGCCCCCCGCAGGACGACTCCCCTCAGGACGACTCCCCTCAGGACGACGACGCGCACGACGGCGAAGCCGCCGCGGACGTCGGCATCCCGCACGCAGCGGACGGGGAAGCGCCCCGCCCCACGCCGGAGACCGCGTCGTGGATCCGCTCGGCGCTGCCACTGAGCATCCCGGGACGCCTCCACCACGGTCGCGCCGGGCACGACCGCCACCCCAGCTACTGGCTGCGCGTCAGCCATGTCGCCATCGCGCTGGTCTCGGTGCTCTCCCTGGTGGTGACCGGCGCGGTGTGGAGCTACCTGCGCATCACCGACAGCCAGTACACCCAGGTCTCCGCGTTGGACCAGAACTCGGACGACGTGCGCAACCCCGCAGGACAGTTCGGGGACGAGAACTACCTGATCATCGGAACGGACACCCGGGCCGGCGCGAACTCCGAGGTGGGCGCGGGCAGTTCCACCCAGGTCGAGGGCGCCCGATCCGACACCATCATGCTGGTCAACATCCCCGCCGACCGCAGCCGGGTTGTGGGGGTGTCCTTCCCGCGCGACCTCAACGTCGACCGCCCCTCCTGCGAGCGCTGGGACAACTCGTCCGGCACTTACACCGACGAGATCGTGCCGGCGCAGGACGACGTCAAGCTCAACAGCGCGTACGCCTTCGGCGGACCCCGATGCCTCGTCCAGGTGATCCAGAAGCTCTCCGGGATCAAGGTCAACCACTTCCTGGGCATGGACTTCGCAGGCTTCGAGGCGATGGTCGACACCGTCGGCGGCGTCGAAGTGTGCACCACCAGGCCCCTGGTCGACGACGAGCTGGGCACGATCCTGCCGGAGCCCGGCACGCAGACCATCAGCGGCACGACCGCGCTGGAGTACGTGCGGGCCCGCAAGGTCGAGGCGGAGGGCAACGGCGACTACGGGCGCATCAAGCGCCAGCAGATGTTCCTGTCGTCACTGCTGCGCAAGGCCCTGTCGCACAACGTCCTGCTGGACCCGGGCAAGCTGAATTCGTTCATCAACGAGTTCATCAAGGCGTCCTTCGGCGACAATCTCGACACCCAGGCGCTCATCACGCTCGGCCGTTCGCTGCAGAACGTCGACGCCGATCAGGTCACCTTCCTGACCGCCCCCACGGACGGAACCGACGCCTGGGGCAACGAGACGCCGCGGCTGCAGGACATCCGCAACATCTTCGACGCGATCATCGACGACGAGCCGCTCCCCGGCGAGCAGCGCGCCGACGCCCGGAGCGCCGAGTCGACGAGCGCGCCCGCCGCCCCGGCCACCGCGGGGACGGAAGGTGCGGATGCCGCCGGCGACCCGGATACGACCCAGGTTCACGCCGTCGCCCCCGGGACCATCTCGGTGCAGGTCAGCAACGCGTCGAGCATCGGCGGTTTCGCTTCCTCCACCGCGGACGAGCTGGGCGCCGAGGGCTTCCAGATCTACAGCATCGGCAATCACACGGCGCCCGTCACCGGCGGGACGATCGTCCAGTTCTCCGGGGACAATCTGGCGGCCGCGGCGACGGTGGCCTCCGCGTTCCCGGGCGCCAGGCTGCAGCGCACCACCGGGCTCGGTTCCATCGTCGAGGTGCTGCTCAGCGACACCTCGTCGCAATCCACCGTCACCCCGCAGAGCACCGGCTCCGTGCTGACCCCGATGCTCGCCGGAGACAGCTCCGAAGAGGGCTCGGTTCCGCTCGACGTCAGCGTCGTCAACGCGGGCGACACGAGCTGCAGCTGA
- the dusB gene encoding tRNA dihydrouridine synthase DusB, whose amino-acid sequence MQTRPAPLTIGPFALRSPVVLAPMAGVTNIAFRTLCREVERERTGGAAGLYVCEMVTARALVERHPVTMHMTAFGPDESPRSLQLYTVDPDTTYDAAKMIVDEDLADHIDMNFGCPVPKVTRRGGGSALPYKRALFRRIVAAAVRATEGSGVPVTVKFRVGIDDDHHTHLDAGRIAADEGAVALALHARTAEQRYSGQADWSQIARLKEHVPQIPVLGNGDIFTAQDAARMMAETGCDGVVIGRGCLGRPWLFAELDAHLGGREIPAAPNLGEVARIMRRHLELLIAHHGELKGCREIRKHIAWYMHGFPAGSELRVALARVTSMAEFEDRLGRLDPDVPFPAEGYQPRGRQGSPGKVVLPEGWLDDPDDLTVPFGADVMNSGG is encoded by the coding sequence CTGCAGACCCGCCCCGCCCCTCTGACCATCGGCCCGTTCGCGCTGCGCAGTCCCGTGGTCCTCGCCCCCATGGCCGGGGTCACGAACATCGCCTTCCGCACGCTCTGCCGCGAGGTGGAGCGGGAGCGGACCGGCGGCGCCGCGGGGCTGTACGTGTGCGAAATGGTCACGGCGCGGGCGCTGGTCGAGCGGCACCCGGTGACGATGCACATGACCGCCTTCGGGCCGGACGAGTCGCCGCGCTCGCTCCAGCTGTACACCGTGGACCCGGACACCACCTACGACGCGGCGAAGATGATCGTCGACGAGGACCTGGCCGACCACATCGACATGAACTTCGGCTGTCCGGTGCCCAAGGTGACGCGGCGCGGCGGCGGCTCCGCCCTGCCGTACAAGCGCGCGCTGTTCCGGCGGATCGTGGCGGCCGCCGTCCGGGCCACCGAGGGCAGCGGCGTGCCGGTGACGGTGAAGTTCCGCGTGGGCATCGACGACGACCACCACACCCACCTCGACGCCGGGCGCATCGCCGCCGACGAGGGCGCGGTGGCTCTCGCCCTGCACGCCCGCACCGCCGAGCAGCGCTATTCGGGGCAGGCGGACTGGTCGCAGATCGCCCGGCTAAAAGAGCATGTTCCGCAGATCCCCGTGCTCGGCAACGGCGACATCTTCACCGCCCAGGACGCAGCGCGGATGATGGCGGAGACGGGTTGCGACGGCGTGGTCATCGGCCGGGGCTGCCTGGGCCGGCCGTGGCTGTTCGCCGAGCTCGACGCGCACCTGGGCGGCCGCGAGATCCCGGCCGCCCCGAATCTCGGCGAGGTGGCGCGCATCATGCGTCGGCACCTGGAACTGCTGATCGCCCACCACGGCGAGCTCAAGGGCTGCCGCGAGATCCGCAAACACATCGCCTGGTACATGCACGGCTTCCCCGCCGGATCCGAGCTGCGGGTGGCGCTGGCCCGGGTCACGAGCATGGCCGAGTTCGAGGACCGGCTGGGGCGCCTCGACCCGGACGTGCCCTTCCCCGCCGAGGGCTACCAGCCCCGGGGGCGGCAGGGTTCGCCCGGAAAGGTGGTCCTGCCCGAGGGATGGCTGGACGATCCGGACGACCTGACGGTGCCGTTCGGCGCCGACGTGATGAACTCGGGCGGCTGA
- a CDS encoding acyl-ACP desaturase produces MTSMLTELELLTELEPVVEANLNRHQSMAKEWHPHDYVPWDEGTNFAAMGGVDWDEEQSRLDPTAKAAMITNLLTEDNLPSYHREIATNFSLDGPWGTWVGTWTAEENRHAIVMRDYLVVTRGVDPVALERARMQHMITGYNPQTDKDILHSLAYVTFQELATRVSHRNTGKACGDPVADRMLARVAADENLHMVFYRNLCESALELAPDRAVGAIADILEAFEMPGHGMPDFRRNAVLIAKNGIYDLGQHLNEVVKPVLRKWQIMERTDYTAEGERQRDRIGAFIDDLEGKVARFEETRARALERDRKRRESLAG; encoded by the coding sequence ATGACCAGCATGCTGACCGAGCTCGAATTGCTCACCGAACTCGAGCCGGTGGTCGAGGCCAACCTCAACCGGCACCAGTCGATGGCCAAGGAGTGGCACCCCCACGACTACGTCCCCTGGGACGAGGGCACCAACTTCGCGGCGATGGGCGGCGTCGATTGGGACGAGGAGCAGTCACGCCTCGATCCCACCGCCAAGGCGGCGATGATCACGAACCTGCTCACGGAGGACAACCTGCCCTCCTACCACCGTGAGATCGCCACCAACTTCTCGCTGGACGGACCGTGGGGCACGTGGGTGGGCACGTGGACCGCGGAAGAGAACAGGCACGCGATCGTCATGCGCGACTACCTGGTGGTCACCCGCGGCGTGGACCCGGTGGCGCTCGAGCGCGCGCGCATGCAGCACATGATCACCGGCTACAACCCGCAGACGGACAAGGACATCCTGCACTCCCTGGCATACGTGACCTTCCAGGAGCTGGCCACGCGGGTGAGCCACCGCAACACCGGCAAGGCCTGCGGCGACCCGGTCGCCGACCGCATGCTCGCGCGCGTCGCGGCCGACGAGAACCTGCACATGGTCTTCTACCGCAACCTATGCGAGTCCGCCCTGGAGCTCGCGCCGGACAGGGCGGTGGGCGCCATCGCGGACATTCTCGAGGCCTTCGAGATGCCCGGGCACGGCATGCCCGACTTCCGCCGCAACGCCGTGCTCATCGCGAAGAACGGCATCTACGATCTGGGCCAGCACCTCAACGAGGTCGTCAAGCCCGTGCTGCGCAAGTGGCAGATCATGGAGCGCACCGACTACACGGCCGAGGGCGAGCGCCAGCGTGACCGCATCGGCGCGTTCATCGACGATCTCGAAGGCAAGGTCGCGCGGTTCGAGGAGACCCGCGCCCGCGCACTCGAGCGTGACCGCAAGCGCCGGGAGTCGCTCGCCGGCTGA